In Anaerobaca lacustris, the sequence TCCTCGCGCGTGATGCGGGCGCGCAAGATGATCCTCGAGCTGTTGCTGGCCTCCTGTCCGCAATCGAAGGAGATTCAGGACCTGGCGTCGAAGTTCGAGATCACGCAGCAGCGGTTCCGTCAGGAATACAGCGACTGCATTCTGTGCGGCCGATGCGTGCGTATGTGCGAAGAGCAGATGATGGCCAAGGCGATCGGCTTCCGGGGTCGCGGAGAGAAGCGGAGCATCGGCACGCCGTTCGACGTGCCGTCGGACGTATGCCGGCAATGCGGAGGGTGCATCTACGTCTGTCCGGCCTGTTCGTTGCGGTGCACCTACACGCAGCCGGAGAAGGCGATTTGCGGCGGGTGCGCCAACCTCAGTCCGCCCTGCCTGGAGAAAAACCCGTTCGACGACATGATGTGCTACATGGACCCATGCGTCGCCTGTGAGATCAAGAAACCATAGAGGAACCCAAGGAGGTACCCTGCGATGTCCCTTTCGAGAGTGAATTCGTCCGCCGCCACCCTTACGAAAAACCGAACCGAAGGCTCCGTGACGCCCACCTCCGGCATGTGTGTGACCTGCGTGGACGGCTGTATCGGCATGTGTGAGATCGGCAAGTCCGCCTATCGCGGCCACGAGGTGATCTACCCGCAGCCGTTCGGCGTGATCACGACCGCTTCGGAGAAGGTCTACCCGGTGGACTATTCGCACCTGAACATCATGGGCACGTGCGTCGGCGCCCACGGGATCGAGCCGGACAGCGACAAGGCAATCTTCCCCGCCGTGAATCTCGAAGTCCGGTTCGGCCACGACAAGGGCCTCAAGTTCCGCTACCCCTGGCTGATCTCCGGCATCGGGTCCACCGACATCGCCAAAAACAACTGGGAAGGCCTGGCCATCGGATCGGCCCTGGCGGGAACGGGACTGACCATTGGAGAGAACGTCGCCGGCATGGATCCGCAGGCCGACATCCAGAACGGCCGGGTGCTCGACACCGTCGATCTCAAGAGGCGCGTCAAGCTCTACCGCGACCACCAACGCAACGGCTACGGCGCGATCATCGTCCAGGCGAACGTCGAGGACACCCGTCTGGGCGTCCAGGAGTACGCGATCGGCCAGCTCGGAGTCGAGTGCGTCGAGATGAAATGGGGACAGGGCGCCAAGAACATCGGCGGCGAAGTCAAGATCAGAGATCTGAAGAAGGCGCAGCTCCTGTACGAGCGAGGGTACATCGTGCTGCCGAACCCGACGAACCCGGCCGTCATCGAGGCATTCCATCACGGCAACTTTAAGGAGTTCGAGCGGCACTCGCGCGTCGGCATGGTGTCGGAGGAATCGTTCGCCCAGCGGGTCGAAGAGCTTCGTCGCGCCGGGGCCAAGTACATCTTCCTGAAGACCGGCGCCTATCGGCCGGCCGACCTGGCGCGGGCGTTGAGTTTCGCCTCCAAATACAAGCTCGATCTGCTCACCGTGGACGGCGCCTCCGGCGGGACCGGCATGAGCCCGTGGCGGATGATGAACGAGTGGGGTGTGCCGCCATTGCACCTGCACTCGCTGCTGTACCGGTATGCCAAACGTCTGGCGGACCGCAACCGCCACCTGCCGGCAATCGCCGTCGGGGGCGGATTCACCTTCGAGGACCTGATTTTCAAGGGTCTGGCGTTGGGCGCCCCCTACGTCAAGCTGATCGGCATGGCCCGCGCCCCCGTGGCGGCGGCCATGGTGGGCAAGACCATCGGTCGGGCCATCGACGCCCATCAACTCCCGGTCTACGTCGAGCGGTTCGGCTCGACGAGAGACGAGATCTTCGTCACCGCCGCCGAGCTGCGCGAGGAACTGGGCAACGGAGACTTCGACGAGATCCCCACAGGGGCCATCGGCTTGTACACGTACTACGAACGACTGGGCCAGGGTCTGCGCCAACTGATGGCCG encodes:
- a CDS encoding FMN-binding glutamate synthase family protein, with the translated sequence MSLSRVNSSAATLTKNRTEGSVTPTSGMCVTCVDGCIGMCEIGKSAYRGHEVIYPQPFGVITTASEKVYPVDYSHLNIMGTCVGAHGIEPDSDKAIFPAVNLEVRFGHDKGLKFRYPWLISGIGSTDIAKNNWEGLAIGSALAGTGLTIGENVAGMDPQADIQNGRVLDTVDLKRRVKLYRDHQRNGYGAIIVQANVEDTRLGVQEYAIGQLGVECVEMKWGQGAKNIGGEVKIRDLKKAQLLYERGYIVLPNPTNPAVIEAFHHGNFKEFERHSRVGMVSEESFAQRVEELRRAGAKYIFLKTGAYRPADLARALSFASKYKLDLLTVDGASGGTGMSPWRMMNEWGVPPLHLHSLLYRYAKRLADRNRHLPAIAVGGGFTFEDLIFKGLALGAPYVKLIGMARAPVAAAMVGKTIGRAIDAHQLPVYVERFGSTRDEIFVTAAELREELGNGDFDEIPTGAIGLYTYYERLGQGLRQLMAGCRKFSLEYMSRDDLAALTPEAAEITGLRHVMDVDEGRAEEILDN
- a CDS encoding 2Fe-2S iron-sulfur cluster-binding protein, translated to MITLTINGLDVSVEKGTTVLEAAQFLGFPIPTLCHMEGLTPYGACRLCVVEIGEGPGARLVSSCTYPAEPGLKVRTASSRVMRARKMILELLLASCPQSKEIQDLASKFEITQQRFRQEYSDCILCGRCVRMCEEQMMAKAIGFRGRGEKRSIGTPFDVPSDVCRQCGGCIYVCPACSLRCTYTQPEKAICGGCANLSPPCLEKNPFDDMMCYMDPCVACEIKKP